The following are encoded together in the Vigna angularis cultivar LongXiaoDou No.4 chromosome 9, ASM1680809v1, whole genome shotgun sequence genome:
- the LOC108322538 gene encoding uncharacterized protein LOC108322538 produces MNFRSLEDFWAFYMNQHSKASTRRWHFVGTLFSILFFFFSVFFSWWFLFLVPFSGYGCAFYSHLFVERNFPETLRHPFWSLLCDFKMFGFMLTGNMDREIKRLGKRPVLQVF; encoded by the coding sequence ATGAATTTCAGGAGCCTGGAAGATTTCTGGGCCTTTTACATGAACCAGCACTCCAAGGCTTCCACAAGGCGCTGGCACTTCGTGGGAACCCTCTTTAgcattctcttcttctttttttctgtcTTCTTCAGTTGGTGGTTCTTGTTCCTTGTCCCTTTCTCTGGCTATGGATGTGCCTTCTACAGTCACTTGTTCGTTGAGAGGAATTTCCCAGAGACTTTGAGACACCCCTTTTGGTCCCTCTTGTGTGATTTCAAGATGTTCGGGTTCATGCTCACTGGCAACATGGATAGGGAGATCAAAAGGCTGGGGAAGAGACCTGTGTTGCAAGTGTTTTGA
- the LOC108322522 gene encoding disease resistance protein RPV1 isoform X2 codes for MASSSGRETSSGSSTIQNSGSEEDVEAQMDQRKRKRMTSNRESARKYRMRKQRHLEGLVATVAQLKNENQRISQSINIANQRMKNSEIDNSVLRAEMTKLSSRLWSLRFYDVFLSFRGEDTRVSFVSHLYASLQNAGIIVFKDDESLPRGDHISYSLLQAIEQSRVFVVVFSRNYAESQWCLNELVSIMQRHRTTGHVVLPVFYGVDPSEVRHQTGEFGKAFQSLSNRTLTEESEKQRWMETLREAASISGIVVLNSRNESEAIKSIIENVTRLLDKTELFIADNPVGVESRVQDTIQLLDLKRSNDVLLLGMWGMGGIGKTTIAKAIYNKIGRNFEGRSFLAQIREVCGKDGGQVCLQEQVLFDINKETKTKIHNVEFGKNILMQRLRHKRVLLILDDVNNLHQLNALCGNREWFGSGSRIIITTRDMHILRGSRVDKLYMMERMDESESVELFSWHAFKQASPREDFAELSRSVIAYSGGLPLALEVLGSYLFDMEVTEWKSVLEKLQKIPNDEVQEKLKISYDGLSDNTEKEIFLDIACFFIGMDRNDVIHILNGCGLCAENGIRVLIERSLVTVDHNTLGMHDLLRDMGREIIRGKSPKEPEERSRLWFHEDVLDVLSKETGTKAIEGLALKLPRTSTKCLNTKAFKKMKKLRLLQLAGVDLIGDYKYLSKDLRWLCWREFPLTSFPANFYTRSLVSVELEHSNVTHVWKEAQVWWLSIERL; via the exons ATGGCTTCCTCAAGTGGAAGAGAAACATCGTCAGGATCGTCCACGATTCAAAATTCTGGTTCAGAGGAGGATGTAGAGGCGCAGATGGAtcagaggaagaggaagagaatgACATCGAACCGGGAATCAGCGAGGAAGTATCGAATGAGGAAACAGAGGCACTTGGAAGGTCTGGTTGCAACGGTGGCTCAGCTCAAGAATGAGAATCAGCGTATTAGCCAATCAATCAATATCGCTAATCAACGTATGAAGAATTCTGAAATTGATAACTCAGTTCTGAGAGCAGAAATGACTAAGTTGAGCTCTAGGCTTTGGAGCTTAAGATTCTATGATGTGTTTTTGAGTTTCAGAGGGGAAGATACGCGTGTTTCTTTCGTTTCACATCTCTATGCCTCTCTTCAAAATGCTGGAATCATTGTTTTCAAGGATGATGAGTCACTTCCAAGGGGAGATCACATCTCATACTCTCTGTTGCAAGCAATTGAACAGTCTCGagtttttgttgttgtcttcTCAAGGAACTATGCAGAGTCACAATGGTGTCTGAATGAGTTGGTGAGCATAATGCAGCGTCACAGAACCACAGGGCATGTGGTACTTCCAGTGTTctatggtgttgatccttctgAGGTTCGACATCAAACAGGCGAGTttggtaaagcttttcaaagcCTTTCGAACAGAACTCTTACAGAG GAAAGTGAGAAGCAGCGTTGGATGGAGACACTTCGTGAAGCTGCCAGCATCTCAGGGATTGTAGTCCTAAATTCCAG AAATGAGAGTGAGGCTATCAAAAGCATTATTGAAAATGTTACACGTTTGTTAGACAAGACAGAGCTGTTCATTGCTGATAATCCAGTGGGAGTAGAATCTCGGGTGCAAGACACGATTCAGCTGCTGGATCTCAAAAGATCAAACGATGTTTTACTGCTAGGAATGTGGGGAATGGGAGGCATTGGTAAAACAACCATTGCAAAAGCCATTTATAACAAGATTGGTCGTAATTTTGAGGGAAGGAGCTTCCTTGCACAAATTAGGGAAGTTTGCGGGAAAGACGGTGGCCAGGTCTGCTTGCAAGAACAAGTTTTGTTTGATAtcaacaaagaaacaaaaacaaagataCACAACGttgaatttggaaaaaatatattaatgcaAAGGCTTCGCCATAAAAGGGTACTTCTTATACTTGATGATGTGAATAACTTGCACCAATTAAATGCTCTGTGTGGAAATCGTGAATGGTTTGGTTCAGGAAGTAGAATCATCATCACAACCAGAGATATGCATATACTTAGAGGGAGTAGAGTTGACAAATTATACATGATGGAAAGGATGGATGAAAGCGAATCTGTTGAGCTCTTTAGTTGGCATGCATTCAAGCAAGCAAGTCCTAGAGAAGATTTTGCAGAACTTTCAAGAAGTGTAATTGCATATTCTGGGGGATTGCCACTTGCTCTTGAAGTCCTTGGGTCCTATTTGTTTGATATGGAGGTAACAGAGTGGAAGAGTGTACTGGAGAAACTCCAGAAAATTCCAAATGACGAAGTGCAGGAGAAGTTAAAAATAAGCTATGATGGTCTAAGTGATAATACTGAGAAAGAAATATTTCTTGATATAGCTTGCTTCTTTATTGGAATGGACCGAAATGATGTCATACATATATTAAATGGCTGTGGACTTTGTGCAGAAAATGGAATACGTGTCCTAATAGAGCGAAGCCTTGTGACTGTAGATCATAACACGCTTGGTATGCATGATTTGTTACGAGACATGGGAAGAGAAATCATTCGTGGAAAATCACCAAAGGAACCTGAAGAACGTAGCAGATTATGGTTTCATGAGGACGTGCTTGATGTACTATCAAAAGAAACT GGAACAAAAGCTATTGAGGGATTGGCTTTGAAGTTACCAAGAACTAGCACAAAATGTTTGAATACTAAAGCTTTtaagaagatgaagaaactTAGGTTACTGCAACTTGCTGGTGTAGATCTTATTGGGGATTACAAATATCTTTCCAAAGATCTGAGATGGCTTTGTTGGCGTGAATTTCCTTTAACATCCTTTCCAGCAAACTTCTATACAAGAAGTCTTGTTTCTGTTGAGTTAGAACACAGTAATGTTACACATGTCTGGAAAGAAGCCCAG GTTTGGTGGTTGTCAATTGAACGTTTGTAG